The following are from one region of the Methanolacinia paynteri genome:
- a CDS encoding nitrogenase component 1, giving the protein MPNSDHTRTNHTDTAKLVNENQCHMCMPLGGVVAFKGVEGSMALVHGSQGCSTYMRLTNVEHYHEPIDVASSSLNEKQTIYGGEQNLMKALDNVRRVYKPKVIGVLTTCLTETMGEDLNRIISTYKAEKGEIDTDIIPVSTPSYDKSHTEGFWTATRDIIVHYTRKDIAYHKRINVIIPHISTADIKAIRMILDTWGVEYTLLPDYSMTLDRPFAGKYMKIPDGGTPTSAISEMSGAPVTIQFGLTCEKNISPGHYLEENFGVPLINLPLPIGIGNTDMLMDTLKRITGKPMPKSLGYERGWLIDAMADSHKYNASARPVIYGEPELVYAYTSLCLENGSIPSVIATGSAHSRLIPALEKLLEESDCDEYPVILEGADFSMIEAAALEAGSNIAIGHSGGRLLEEKHDIRIVRAGFPIHDRVGGQRILSAGYGGTLSFLDRFTNTILEKKHSSYRELRKQELLSKIATVTETGFTAE; this is encoded by the coding sequence ATGCCAAATTCCGATCACACCAGAACCAATCACACGGATACGGCCAAACTTGTCAACGAGAACCAGTGCCACATGTGCATGCCGCTCGGAGGAGTTGTCGCCTTCAAGGGCGTCGAAGGATCTATGGCCCTGGTTCATGGTTCGCAGGGATGCAGCACATACATGAGACTGACCAACGTGGAGCATTACCACGAGCCGATCGACGTGGCATCATCCTCCCTGAACGAGAAGCAGACCATCTACGGTGGTGAACAGAATCTCATGAAGGCGCTCGACAATGTGAGGAGAGTCTATAAGCCGAAGGTCATAGGCGTCCTCACAACCTGCCTGACCGAGACGATGGGAGAGGATCTGAACAGGATAATCTCCACTTACAAGGCAGAGAAGGGAGAGATCGACACCGACATAATCCCTGTCTCGACACCGAGCTACGACAAGAGCCACACCGAAGGATTCTGGACCGCGACCAGGGACATAATCGTACACTACACAAGAAAGGACATCGCCTACCACAAGAGGATCAACGTGATAATCCCGCATATCAGCACTGCCGATATAAAGGCGATCAGGATGATCCTCGATACATGGGGCGTCGAATACACGCTCCTGCCCGACTATTCCATGACTCTTGACCGCCCGTTCGCCGGAAAGTACATGAAGATCCCGGACGGTGGAACACCAACGTCGGCTATTTCGGAGATGAGCGGTGCCCCGGTTACGATCCAGTTCGGACTCACCTGTGAGAAGAATATCTCACCCGGGCATTACCTTGAGGAGAACTTCGGTGTCCCACTGATCAACCTTCCCCTGCCGATAGGCATAGGTAATACGGACATGCTCATGGACACCCTGAAGAGAATCACCGGAAAGCCCATGCCGAAGAGCCTCGGTTATGAACGTGGCTGGCTTATTGATGCAATGGCCGATTCGCATAAGTATAATGCATCGGCAAGGCCGGTAATCTACGGGGAGCCGGAGCTTGTCTATGCCTATACCTCATTATGCCTTGAGAATGGATCGATCCCTTCGGTAATCGCGACTGGATCGGCCCATTCGCGGCTTATACCTGCACTCGAAAAGCTCCTTGAAGAATCGGACTGCGACGAGTACCCGGTTATTCTCGAAGGTGCGGACTTCTCCATGATCGAGGCGGCCGCACTTGAGGCCGGTTCGAATATTGCCATCGGCCATTCGGGAGGAAGACTGCTCGAGGAGAAGCACGACATCAGGATCGTCAGGGCCGGTTTCCCGATCCATGACCGTGTCGGAGGCCAGAGGATACTATCTGCAGGATACGGAGGAACGTTATCATTCCTCGACCGGTTCACAAACACCATACTCGAAAAGAAGCACTCTTCATACCGCGAACTCAGAAAGCAGGAGCTTCTCTCGAAGATAGCCACGGTAACGGAGACTGGATTTACAGCAGAATAA